The sequence CGATCAGGATGCAACGTTTCTCGCCCTCCGCGATGCTTCGCGCGCCAACAAGACTGATAAAGTGGATGCATTGGCGTCTGTGTTAAGCAATTATGACATCCCTTCGTATGTTGACTATTATCGTCTGAAACCGCGCATCAAGGATTTGGTCGCGCCGGAACCAGAGATACGTGAATATTTGGCGCGTTATGACGGTACGGCGATTGCGGATCGCTTACGTAATGATTGGCTTCTTGAACTCGGCAAGGCCGGTATCTGGAATACGTTTGATCAACAATATCCGTTGTTTGCACTGGACGACGATACTCAGCTTAAATGCTACGCGCTGACATCTAAAGCGTTAAAAGGCGTGAATGTTGCCGATGAGGCGCGTGCGTTGTTGATTACGCCGAAGGATTTCGGGCAAGGTTGCACTGATTTAATCGGCACGCTGGCGCAAAATGGTCAATTTACGCAAACCGATTTATGGTTTCAGGTGCGGCAGGCGGTTGAGTCCGGTTTTGGTGGCGTGGCTCGTCGGATGGCTCCCTTTATGGACGCTACTGACGCGCAAATAGCGCAGGCGATTGATCGATCAGCGTCTGTTGTCGCCCGCGGACCGGGTGCTGACCGCGTGGGGCATGAGCTTTTTATCATTGCGTTAGGCCGCGTAGCTAAAAATGATCCATCTCAAGCCGCTGCTGCATTGACTGCTTCTGCCGATCAGTTGAAGGCATCGGAACGCTCACTTGGTTGGTCGCAGATCGCGTTGCCAGCGGCATTAAAGCTTGATCCGCGAGCCGTGGATTATTGGCGGGCTGCACAGGGCGCACCGCTCTCTCAGGATGGGTATCAATGGAGCGTGCGTTCGGCGCTGCGCGCGGGTGACTGGAAATTGGTCAAAAGCAGTATTGAAGCAATGCCTTTGCCCTTGCGCGACGATCCGGCCTGGGTTTATTGGTTAGGCCGCTCGTTGATGGCCGATGGACGCAACGAACAAGCGCAAAAACTATTTCAGTCGATTGCAGATCAAACCAATTTCTACGGACAATTGGCGCTGGAAGAGATGGGACAAAAAATAGTTGTCATCGGAACGCCTTCAGTGATCACACCGCTCGAATTGGCACCGATGCAAAAAAATGCTGGTTTTCAGCGCGCCTTCCGCTTTTTCGATATGGGACTGCGGTTTGAAGGCACGCGCGAATGGAACTGGGAGTTGCGAAAAATGACTGATCGCCAGTTATTGGCGGCGGCCGAGTTTGCGCGTCAGAGTGACGTTCTGGATCGGATGGTCAATACCTCGGATCGGACTAAAATCGAAGTCGATTTCACTCAACGCTTTCCTTCGCCGCATCGCGAAATCATGACCACGAATACAAGCGCGCTGGGATTGGATATGGCGTGGGTGTATGGCGTGATTCGCCAAGAGTCGCGTTTTGTTAAAACGGCGCGTTCACATGTTGGTGCATCGGGTCTGATGCAGTTGATGCCGGCAACCGCACGATATGTGGCTAAAAAAGTAGGCGTGACAGGTTTTACGGCGGATCAGGTGAACGATGTCGATACGAACATCATGCTGGGTACCAATTATTTAAGCATGGTCCTCAATGATCTGGACGGCTCGTTACCCATGGCGACCGCTGCCTATAACGCCGGTCCGGGACGACCGCGGTCATGGCGTGCAACGTTGCCCGGTAGCGTCGAAGGCGCTATCTTCGCTGAGTCGATTCCATTTAATGAGACGCGCGGTTATGTGAAAAATGTGCTTTCCAATGCCACTTACTATGCGGCGTTATTTGATGGTCGTCCGCAATCGCTGAAGGCGCGTTTGGGAAGTGTGGCACCGAAAGGTATCACAGTATCGGCGTTGCCATAAGCTTAAGGAACGGTGGTGGCGATATGGACATTTTTATTTGTAAACAACGCTGAAAGATAAGCTATGCAAACTACACAACGCGACGCTACTTTGTCTGAAGTATTGAAAAATGCCGGTAAGCCGGGTATGACGCT is a genomic window of Glaciimonas sp. CA11.2 containing:
- a CDS encoding lytic transglycosylase domain-containing protein, translating into MFSAAASVAIVPAATAQTNSTTTLGNVSNVGDQDATFLALRDASRANKTDKVDALASVLSNYDIPSYVDYYRLKPRIKDLVAPEPEIREYLARYDGTAIADRLRNDWLLELGKAGIWNTFDQQYPLFALDDDTQLKCYALTSKALKGVNVADEARALLITPKDFGQGCTDLIGTLAQNGQFTQTDLWFQVRQAVESGFGGVARRMAPFMDATDAQIAQAIDRSASVVARGPGADRVGHELFIIALGRVAKNDPSQAAAALTASADQLKASERSLGWSQIALPAALKLDPRAVDYWRAAQGAPLSQDGYQWSVRSALRAGDWKLVKSSIEAMPLPLRDDPAWVYWLGRSLMADGRNEQAQKLFQSIADQTNFYGQLALEEMGQKIVVIGTPSVITPLELAPMQKNAGFQRAFRFFDMGLRFEGTREWNWELRKMTDRQLLAAAEFARQSDVLDRMVNTSDRTKIEVDFTQRFPSPHREIMTTNTSALGLDMAWVYGVIRQESRFVKTARSHVGASGLMQLMPATARYVAKKVGVTGFTADQVNDVDTNIMLGTNYLSMVLNDLDGSLPMATAAYNAGPGRPRSWRATLPGSVEGAIFAESIPFNETRGYVKNVLSNATYYAALFDGRPQSLKARLGSVAPKGITVSALP